CATCAAAGATTTTTACGTTGGTGATGAATGTGATTTTGTCTTTACCCATATTAATTACCTCTTTTCAATAATATTGTTTCTAAACACCGTTTGGTTTCTACAAGCATAGTATATGGCTGCAATTTAAACCGAACTTAAATGGAGTTTAAACGCAATGTAAACAAAAAGAAAAATCACAGTCAGTTAATTTAGACTGTGGTAATCGACATATTAGTTTTTATCTGGGTAGAAAAATAGTAAATTCCGTACCTTTTCCAATTTCACTGGTAAGAGATATTTTCCCTCCGTGTAAATCAACAATCTTTTTTACTATTGAAAGTCCAAGTCCGTTGCCACCCAAAGAACGGTCACGAGATTTATCTGCTTTATAAAACCGTTCGAAAATTCGTGGCTGATCTTGCGGTGAAATACCTCTACCTGTATCGGAGATTTTACACTCAATTTCATTTTCATTGCTTGATAATTTGACTCCTATATTTCCGTTTTCGGATGTGAATTTAATAGCATTATGAAGCAAATTTATAAATACCTGACTTAATAAATCCTCATCGCCGCATACTATCGTCTTGTCAAGAGAAACGTCAAGTGTGATACTTTTCGCAGACCACTGTGGTTCTAGCATGAGTAAAATACTTTCAATTTGCTTGTCGATTTGATAGTTCTTTAAATTTAAATTATGATTTTCTGATTCCAAATTAGATAATCTTAATAAATTTTCGCTTAGCTTGGATAATCTTTTGCTTTCAGCTTCTATTATATTGGCATAGCGTGATATTTGGCTCTCGCTTAAATTTCCTTTTCTCAGCAGTGCAGCAAACCCTGAAATAGAGGTTAAAGGTGACTGTATTTCGTGTGATACATCTGATATAAAACCTTGCCGCATTTTTTCCAAAGAACCTAGCTCTTTTGCCATTCTGTTGACTTCATCTGCTACCTCATTAAAAGGGTCGAGTTCGTTTGTTTTAACAAACACATTGAAATCACCGGAAGCCATCTTGTTTATGGCTTCAATAGCTCCGCTCAATACTTGAGAGCGTGAAAGATCAAACTTTCTTTTTTTACGGGTGAATCGCCAGTGTAATTCTAAATATATTTCCCAACCAACAAAAAATATCACAACAGAAACGAAACTTTGAGCAATATAGAGTAGATATGAATGGTTAATTCCTGATTGACTGAAAATGAATGTGCAGATATAGTACCCACAGGTTAAACTAAGTAACGCCGAAAAAAAAATTAGCATTACTGAAGAAAAAGACCAATTTCCTCTCACTTCGCCGCCTCCAATCTATAACCAAGTCCCCGAATTGTAGTAATTTTGAACTTGTAAACATGAGACGGAAATCTCTCTCTAAGACGATTTATATGAACATCAAGTGTTCGCTCGTTTCCTTCAAAATCAAGACCCCAAACCTCTTCAATCAATCTATTACGAGAAAGGGTTTTACCATGATAGCTTCCAAGCATGAATAAGAGTTCAAATTCTTTCATGGGTATATCGTAATTTTCATTGTTACTAATGACCGTATACCTACTTTTATCCATGGCTAAATTACCTATATTAATAGTCTGTGAAGCAACTACTTTATAACGCCTCAGAAGTGCTTTTATTCGAACAAGTAGCTCATCAACCTCGAAGGGTTTTGTTAAATAATCGTCCGCACCAAGTTCAAAGCCCTTTACTTTTTGGGAAAGCTCGCTTTTGGCGGTCAGCATTAAAATAGGCATATCCTCATAATATCTACGTACTTGTTTGCAAAATTCGTAGCCGTCCATTTGAGGCATCATAATGTCAAGAACACAAAGGTCTATTTTTTCCTCTCCAAGTTTTTGTAATGCATCTCTCCCGTTTACAGCTTCAAACACAGAAAATCCGTCATTTTTCAATACTGTGCAAATAAGCTCTCTAATATAACCGTCATCATCTATAACTAGAACCTTATTCAAATCTCTCACCCTCCTCTTATGAGTGTACCCAATCAATGTAAATACAATATAAACTGAACCTATTTTTTTCGTTTATTATTTTGAAAAGCCGACTCAAATCCATTATTCTATTGATATCTTTAAGCATATAATCACCACCCTAAAAATAAAATGCCATGGCAAAATTAATAT
This window of the Clostridium kluyveri DSM 555 genome carries:
- a CDS encoding sensor histidine kinase, producing the protein MRGNWSFSSVMLIFFSALLSLTCGYYICTFIFSQSGINHSYLLYIAQSFVSVVIFFVGWEIYLELHWRFTRKKRKFDLSRSQVLSGAIEAINKMASGDFNVFVKTNELDPFNEVADEVNRMAKELGSLEKMRQGFISDVSHEIQSPLTSISGFAALLRKGNLSESQISRYANIIEAESKRLSKLSENLLRLSNLESENHNLNLKNYQIDKQIESILLMLEPQWSAKSITLDVSLDKTIVCGDEDLLSQVFINLLHNAIKFTSENGNIGVKLSSNENEIECKISDTGRGISPQDQPRIFERFYKADKSRDRSLGGNGLGLSIVKKIVDLHGGKISLTSEIGKGTEFTIFLPR
- a CDS encoding response regulator transcription factor, encoding MNKVLVIDDDGYIRELICTVLKNDGFSVFEAVNGRDALQKLGEEKIDLCVLDIMMPQMDGYEFCKQVRRYYEDMPILMLTAKSELSQKVKGFELGADDYLTKPFEVDELLVRIKALLRRYKVVASQTINIGNLAMDKSRYTVISNNENYDIPMKEFELLFMLGSYHGKTLSRNRLIEEVWGLDFEGNERTLDVHINRLRERFPSHVYKFKITTIRGLGYRLEAAK